GGTTGCTCTCTACTATGCTGGCTATCTCGGTGAGGCTGTAGTCCTGCTTTTTCAGGTTTAGTACAATGATATAACCAGGCTCCTCTGCTGCGGTTATCTGGTTGAGCGCGCGGATAACCTCCGCCTGGCTTACCGCTCCCAGGTAGTGCTGGTCAGCATCCAGCACCGGCACCAGGCTGAGCATGTGCTGGTTCATCAGCTCGATGATATCGAAGAAGTGCTGCTTTCCGTTTACACTCAGCTGTAGTATGGGTAGCTCGTCCAGATGGGCAGCCAGTAGGTCTTCCGGTGCGTTCAGCTGCTCCAGGTGCATGCGGGCTATCAAGCCCCTGCAGTGCTTACCCTCCACAACCGGCAGGTGCAGCACATTGAAGCGCTGCATCTGCCCCAGCAGCTGGGCTATAGACTGATCCGGCTGTGCAGCGGGCAGGTGGGGCGATATGAGGGTTTCAGCTAGCATGCGCTAAGGTGGGCGTGGTATTACGCTCCAAAAAGTCGGATAAAATCTGGTTAAAAGCTTCGGGCTGCTCCATCATGGCTGCATGCCCGCAGTGGTCTATAAAGTGTAGTTCGCTATTGGGAATCAGTTTGTTGAACTCGTGGGCTACATAGGTGGGGGTTATGTTGTCGTTCAGGCCCCAGATAAGGCAGGTGGGCTGCCGGAGGTGCTGGATGTCTGTCCGCAGATTCTGCCGCTGGGCAGCACGGGCTATTTTTACAATACGAATGGCACGGCTGGCATCATTTACAATTTCGAATACTTCGTCCACCAGCTCTCGGGTGGCGGTCTCGGGGCTGTAGAAGGTGAAGGCCACCCGCTCTTTGATAAACTCGTAATTGCCCCGGCTGATGTAGCCCTGACCCATGCCACTCTCGAATAGGCC
This portion of the Bacteroidota bacterium genome encodes:
- a CDS encoding alpha/beta fold hydrolase translates to MQFNLIKEGGYEYIQHGKGPTLLLLHGLFGALSNWNDVLKGFTDRYRVIIPLMPIYKSSVHNPSVEGLAAFVSDFVHFQNLQDLHVVGNSLGGHIAQVFALKEPEKVRTLTLTGSSGLFESGMGQGYISRGNYEFIKERVAFTFYSPETATRELVDEVFEIVNDASRAIRIVKIARAAQRQNLRTDIQHLRQPTCLIWGLNDNITPTYVAHEFNKLIPNSELHFIDHCGHAAMMEQPEAFNQILSDFLERNTTPTLAHAS
- a CDS encoding CBS domain-containing protein, translated to MLAETLISPHLPAAQPDQSIAQLLGQMQRFNVLHLPVVEGKHCRGLIARMHLEQLNAPEDLLAAHLDELPILQLSVNGKQHFFDIIELMNQHMLSLVPVLDADQHYLGAVSQAEVIRALNQITAAEEPGYIIVLNLKKQDYSLTEIASIVESNHARILSLYMSPGEDPRAVYVNLKISGEASGPVVLSFQRYSYEVAYVFSSAQEAQDTRERYDALMRFLNI